Proteins encoded in a region of the Phormidium ambiguum IAM M-71 genome:
- the gor gene encoding glutathione-disulfide reductase: protein MSYDYDLFVIGAGSGGLAASKRAASYGAKVAIAERDLVGGTCVIRGCVPKKLMVYASKFAHYYEDAVGYGWSEVQPSFDWQKLVTSVDNEVKRLSKLHISFLEKAGVELISGDATLLDSHTIEVDGRKVTADKILIAVGGEAIRPDIPGSEYAITSREIFLLPEQPKRFAAIGAGYIAVEFSGIMNALGSEVTQFIRGDRFLRGFDEDIRSGVQDAMIQHGINIVPNSYVSKIEKVSDGLELTYLNKENNTEAKITVDAVLIAIGRAPNLANLGLENTKVEIVQCDDPDLPNLHGYTVNCAIGVDEYSRTTEPNIFAVGDCTNRINLTPVAINEGRAFADTEFGNNPRIFSHETVASAVFSQPEAATVGLNELEAQEKYGEAIKVYRSRFRPMYHSFTGKDEKVMVKLVVDSNTDKILGAHMIGENAAEIIQGIAIAVKMGATKKDFDATVGIHPSTAEEFVTLR, encoded by the coding sequence ATGTCATACGATTACGATCTTTTTGTCATTGGTGCTGGTTCTGGAGGACTAGCAGCATCCAAACGTGCAGCTAGCTACGGCGCAAAAGTAGCCATAGCTGAACGAGATCTCGTAGGTGGTACCTGCGTTATTCGCGGTTGTGTACCAAAAAAACTCATGGTTTACGCCTCTAAATTCGCTCATTATTACGAAGATGCAGTTGGTTATGGTTGGAGTGAAGTTCAACCCAGTTTTGATTGGCAAAAGCTAGTTACTAGTGTAGACAACGAAGTTAAAAGACTGAGTAAACTACACATTAGTTTCCTAGAAAAAGCTGGGGTTGAGTTAATTTCAGGAGATGCAACTTTATTAGATTCTCATACCATAGAAGTTGATGGTCGCAAAGTAACAGCTGATAAAATTTTAATTGCTGTGGGCGGAGAAGCAATTAGACCAGATATTCCCGGAAGCGAATATGCAATTACTTCACGGGAAATCTTTCTTTTGCCAGAACAACCAAAACGTTTTGCAGCTATTGGTGCTGGTTATATTGCGGTAGAATTTTCCGGTATTATGAATGCACTTGGTAGCGAAGTTACTCAGTTTATTCGTGGCGATCGCTTTTTAAGAGGTTTCGATGAAGATATCCGCAGTGGCGTTCAAGATGCCATGATCCAGCATGGGATTAATATTGTTCCCAACAGTTATGTGTCAAAAATTGAAAAAGTATCAGATGGTTTAGAATTAACCTATTTGAACAAAGAAAACAATACAGAAGCTAAAATCACTGTTGATGCCGTATTAATTGCCATTGGGCGTGCTCCTAATTTAGCAAATCTCGGTTTAGAAAATACTAAAGTAGAAATTGTTCAATGTGACGATCCTGATTTACCGAATTTGCATGGGTATACTGTAAATTGTGCGATCGGAGTAGATGAATACAGTCGCACCACAGAACCCAACATTTTTGCCGTTGGAGATTGCACCAACCGCATTAATTTAACCCCCGTTGCTATTAACGAAGGTCGAGCTTTTGCTGATACTGAATTTGGCAATAATCCTCGAATTTTTAGCCACGAAACTGTAGCATCTGCTGTATTTTCTCAACCAGAAGCCGCTACCGTTGGCTTAAATGAATTAGAGGCTCAAGAAAAATACGGTGAGGCGATCAAAGTTTATCGATCGCGGTTCCGTCCTATGTACCATAGTTTTACCGGAAAAGATGAAAAAGTCATGGTCAAACTAGTAGTTGATAGTAACACTGATAAAATTTTAGGCGCTCACATGATCGGTGAAAATGCAGCCGAAATAATTCAAGGTATAGCGATCGCAGTTAAAATGGGAGCAACCAAAAAAGATTTTGATGCTACTGTAGGAATTCATCCTTCCACAGCCGAAGAATTCGTTACCTTACGCTAG